TGGCGAGCGCTGGTGAACCCTTCCTATCCCGAAGCCTATGGGGGCTTCGACGCGGATAACGCCGCAACGGAAATTCTGTGTCCCGGCGACATGGCGCTCAATGCTGCGGTGCTGTGCTGCGATCGGCACTGCGGCGGCGAGCGCATCGCGCTCAATGCCGTGGCGCAGGACGGAAGCAGCCGGCGCCTCACTTTCGAGGAACTGAAGGATCGTTCCGAGCGGCTTGCCCGCGTGCTGCGCGAACAGGGCGTCATGTCGGGCGACGTCGTTGCCGGGCTTCTGCCGCGCGTGCCGGAGCTTCTGGTCACAGTGTTGGCGGTGTGGCGGCTCGGTGCGATCTATCAGCCGCTCTTCACTGCATTCGGCCCGAAAGCGATCGCACATCGCGTCGGCACGTCGGATGCACGGGTGATCGTCAGCGACGCGGCGAACCGGCCTAAGCTCGACGAGGTGCAGACCCGTGCACGGATCGTCACCGTGGCGGGCGATGAGCCCGTGCCGCCCGGCGATCTCGATTTCCATGCCGAGATCGCGCGGGCCGAACCGGGGCTGGCGCCGGTACCGCGCAGGTCCAGCGATCCGTTCCTCATCATGTTCACTTCGGGCACGACGGGGCCGGCCAAGCCGCTGCTCGTGCCGCTCCGCGCGATCGTGCCCTATGTGGTCTATGTCCGCGATGCCGTGGGGCTGCGCGCCGAGGACCGCTATTGGAACTTTGCTGATCCGGGCTGGGCCTATGGACTATACTACGCGGTGATCGCACCGCTCGCGATGGGGTACGAGACGCTGTTCTATGACGGGCCGTTCAGCGTCGAGTCCACGGTCGCGATCATTCGGGATCACGGCGTCACCAATCTCACAGGCGCGCCGACGGCCTATCGCCTGCTGATCGCCGCCGGACCCGAGGCGGTGTTACCGATCAAGGGGCGGCTGCGCGTGGTCAGCAGTGCCGGCGAGCCGCTCAATCCCGAAGTCATCCGTTGGTTCGACCAGCATCTGGGCGTGCCGATCCACGATCACTATGGCCAGACCGAGATGGGCATGGTGCTGTGCAACCACCACGCCCTGGCGCATCCCGTGCATCCGGGCGCCGCGGGCTTTTCGATGCCCGGCTTCCGCGTGGTCGTCGTCGACGATGACGGGGCCGATCTGGTTCCCGGCGTTCCCGGCCAGCTCGCGGTCGACCTCGGCGGGTCGCCGCTGTTCAGTTTCGCCGGTTACCTCGGCATGGCGACGCCGAGCCTTGGCAGGCGCCACTACTTCACCGGCGACACGGCCGAACTCAACGCCGACGGCAGCATCAGTTTCGTCGGACGCGCCGATGACGTCATTACC
The window above is part of the Novosphingobium sp. G106 genome. Proteins encoded here:
- a CDS encoding AMP-binding protein, which encodes MNPSYPEAYGGFDADNAATEILCPGDMALNAAVLCCDRHCGGERIALNAVAQDGSSRRLTFEELKDRSERLARVLREQGVMSGDVVAGLLPRVPELLVTVLAVWRLGAIYQPLFTAFGPKAIAHRVGTSDARVIVSDAANRPKLDEVQTRARIVTVAGDEPVPPGDLDFHAEIARAEPGLAPVPRRSSDPFLIMFTSGTTGPAKPLLVPLRAIVPYVVYVRDAVGLRAEDRYWNFADPGWAYGLYYAVIAPLAMGYETLFYDGPFSVESTVAIIRDHGVTNLTGAPTAYRLLIAAGPEAVLPIKGRLRVVSSAGEPLNPEVIRWFDQHLGVPIHDHYGQTEMGMVLCNHHALAHPVHPGAAGFSMPGFRVVVVDDDGADLVPGVPGQLAVDLGGSPLFSFAGYLGMATPSLGRRHYFTGDTAELNADGSISFVGRADDVITSAGYRIGPFDVESALVEHPAVVEAAVIGKPDAERTEIVKAFVILHRGVAPTPALADELSAHVKRRLSAHAYPREVEFVDSLPKTPSGKIQRFVLRGEEVAKQREADQR